The window GGCGTCAGCACACGCACCCGCTTTGAACAGCACGATCTGGAAAAAAGCTTCCCAGTGGGGCAGTTTGATCTGGTGTACGCGCTCTATCTGCAGTCCCCAGTGGCATTTCCCCGCGACCTGGTGCTGCGGCAAGCTGCTGACGCCGTCGCTGTCGGCGGCCTGCTGCTGGTGATCGAGCACGCCTCGGCCCCTTCCTGGGTAAAAGACTCGGAGGTTCAGTACCCCAGCGCCCAGGAAGCGCTTGGCACGGTTGGCCTGAACCTTGACCAGTGGGAGACTGTTTTTGTGGGAACCCCGGAACGCGAAGTGACTGAAACGTCCAGCCCCGACGGTCAGGTCGGCACCATCAAGGACAACATCCTTGCGCTGAGGCGGCTGAACTCATGACAGCTGAAAGGGCATAAGTCCAGCCGCGTTTCGCTGCCCGGCTTTGCTGCACGTCAAGCTCCCGGATCGTCCAGTTCCATCGCGTCAAAGCCTCAGCTCCGCGGCATCTCCAGTTCGGCGGGTTCGGTGCGGGCGGCTTCCAAAATGGTGTGGGCCACCGCTTCTGCCGAGTCGGGTGCCGGCATCGGCTGATTGCCGCCGGGACGCCAGTTGCCCATATCCGCCGGGCGCAGGGCATTTTTGCCAAAGTTGGTGATGGTCTGACCCGGATGGAACAGCACGACCCGGATGTTGTCGGCTGCCAGCTCAGCGCGGGCCGTGAGGCTCAGCCCGTTCAGGGCGTATTTGGTGGAGGCATACGCGCCAATGCCCGGAATCGCCATTTTGCTCACGCTCGAACTGATGTTGATGATCACGCCCCCACCCTGCGCCCTCATTTTCGGGACGACGGCCTGAAGGGCGTGGAGCGGCCCGAATATGTTGAGTTCAATGATCTGGCGGTAGACCTCAGGATCAATGGTGGAGACTGGACCAATCG of the Deinococcus sp. QL22 genome contains:
- a CDS encoding SDR family oxidoreductase, whose product is MNVQGSVVIITGASMGIGEATARAFAGAGAKLVLAARSADKLAAVAQSLPSGAETLIVPTDMTDPVQVKALIEKAHERFGRIDILINNAGQSAIGPVSTIDPEVYRQIIELNIFGPLHALQAVVPKMRAQGGGVIINISSSVSKMAIPGIGAYASTKYALNGLSLTARAELAADNIRVVLFHPGQTITNFGKNALRPADMGNWRPGGNQPMPAPDSAEAVAHTILEAARTEPAELEMPRS